A genome region from Labilibaculum antarcticum includes the following:
- a CDS encoding CPBP family glutamic-type intramembrane protease codes for MALLIRSTNKILKITNYPRIELIAAVLTGILKYILMDWLQMRAIYIAGICIFWGVYILSRYSTNREVLKHWGFTRANFKRSMAFLLPLVVLSISVSLIYAYYNNSLIFTWHILPIICLYPIWGIMQQYLMLGLITNNLISLTKPSINKYVLIFLISVLFGLVHYTSYFLMIFTFAMEAVFLLAYFKWRNLWAIGIAHGWIGSFLLYFVLMRDLWSELFAWF; via the coding sequence ATGGCATTATTGATCAGGTCAACAAATAAAATCTTAAAAATTACGAATTACCCTCGTATAGAATTGATTGCCGCAGTCCTAACCGGTATCCTAAAATACATCCTGATGGACTGGTTGCAGATGCGGGCCATTTATATTGCAGGCATCTGCATTTTCTGGGGCGTTTATATTCTTTCCAGATATTCTACCAATAGGGAAGTATTGAAACACTGGGGTTTTACAAGAGCTAATTTTAAACGCTCTATGGCCTTTCTGCTTCCCCTTGTTGTGCTTAGTATTTCGGTTTCCCTGATTTATGCTTACTACAATAATTCCCTGATATTTACCTGGCACATTCTGCCAATTATTTGCCTGTATCCCATTTGGGGAATTATGCAACAATATTTAATGCTCGGACTGATTACCAATAATCTGATTTCATTGACAAAACCCAGCATCAATAAGTATGTGCTCATTTTTTTGATCTCAGTTCTTTTTGGTCTCGTGCACTATACAAGTTACTTTTTAATGATTTTTACTTTTGCCATGGAAGCCGTATTTTTGCTGGCTTACTTTAAATGGAGAAACCTTTGGGCCATAGGCATTGCCCATGGTTGGATCGGAAGCTTTTTGCTCTATTTTGTCCTCATGAGGGATCTTTGGAGCGAACTGTTCGCATGGTTTTAA
- a CDS encoding slipin family protein: protein MNALLFLFVAVVFFLLAGVRIIFEYKRALKFRFGKYIKILKPGFRWIIPIVETISIVDIRVITINIDSQEVMTEDNVPCSIDGVVFFKINDPEKAVLEVEEYTFAITQLAQAALRDVCGKVELDTILSKREEMGKNIKKIVEQETAVWGIIIIDVKIKDIQLPENMRRMMANQAEAERSRRARIILATAEEQAAESLLAAGLLIDKSPSAIKLRLYQTLANIASEKNSTILFPFPEEVLPRKPKEDY, encoded by the coding sequence ATGAACGCTCTACTATTTTTATTTGTCGCTGTTGTTTTTTTCTTGTTGGCCGGAGTCCGTATTATTTTCGAATACAAAAGAGCCTTGAAATTCCGCTTCGGAAAATACATTAAAATATTAAAACCGGGTTTCAGGTGGATCATTCCAATTGTTGAAACCATTAGCATTGTTGATATTCGGGTGATCACCATCAATATCGACTCTCAGGAAGTAATGACGGAAGATAACGTTCCATGCAGCATCGATGGCGTGGTATTTTTTAAGATCAACGATCCCGAAAAGGCAGTTTTAGAGGTGGAAGAGTACACTTTTGCCATCACCCAGTTGGCACAGGCCGCTTTACGCGATGTGTGTGGTAAGGTGGAACTGGACACTATTTTATCGAAACGGGAGGAAATGGGGAAAAATATCAAAAAGATTGTGGAGCAAGAAACTGCAGTTTGGGGAATTATAATTATCGATGTAAAGATTAAAGACATTCAGCTGCCCGAAAATATGCGACGAATGATGGCTAATCAGGCCGAAGCCGAACGATCAAGAAGAGCACGAATTATTCTGGCAACAGCAGAAGAACAGGCTGCAGAAAGTTTACTTGCCGCTGGATTACTCATTGACAAATCGCCATCGGCCATTAAATTGAGACTATATCAAACCCTTGCCAATATTGCTTCGGAAAAGAATTCGACCATTCTGTTTCCATTCCCTGAAGAGGTGCTGCCACGAAAACCAAAAGAGGATTATTAA
- a CDS encoding radical SAM protein encodes MYKYLFGPVPSRRLGVSLGVDLVPKKVCSIDCVYCEVGKTTKLSVTREDYISSDKIKTELEHYFKNNPQPDYITITASGEPTLNSNLGEIIRFVKQTKPEVSVALITNGTLLHDSKVREAIKDVDLVLPSLDAGTEEAFRRINRPHKDLDFKQYIQGLIDFGKEFTGKIWLEVFILPGYNDSEKELSELKKLILKIRHDSVQLNTLDRPGTIANLRGATQDELQQVIDFWKLDHVEIIAKAKQGNNEQGSRKDTENAILETVSRRPCTLEDLTTILGMCDYEVSKCLDALVEKNLIETIEQERGVFYQSKEGE; translated from the coding sequence ATGTATAAGTATTTGTTTGGACCAGTTCCCTCAAGAAGACTGGGAGTCTCTTTAGGTGTTGATTTAGTTCCGAAAAAAGTATGTTCGATAGACTGTGTTTATTGCGAAGTTGGTAAAACCACTAAACTATCGGTTACCCGGGAAGACTATATCTCATCGGATAAAATAAAGACTGAATTAGAGCATTATTTTAAGAACAATCCGCAGCCAGATTACATTACAATTACAGCCTCGGGAGAACCAACCTTAAATTCAAATTTGGGCGAAATAATTCGGTTCGTAAAGCAAACAAAACCTGAGGTTTCTGTTGCTTTAATAACAAATGGAACTCTCTTGCATGATTCGAAGGTAAGAGAGGCCATAAAGGATGTGGATCTTGTACTTCCTTCTCTTGATGCTGGCACCGAAGAGGCTTTTAGAAGAATTAACCGTCCGCACAAAGACTTGGATTTTAAACAATACATTCAAGGATTAATTGATTTCGGAAAGGAATTTACAGGCAAAATTTGGTTGGAAGTATTTATTCTGCCAGGTTACAACGACAGTGAAAAGGAGCTGAGCGAGCTTAAAAAGTTGATTTTAAAAATCAGACATGATTCGGTACAGCTAAACACATTGGATCGCCCGGGAACAATAGCAAATTTAAGAGGTGCAACACAAGATGAACTGCAACAAGTGATCGATTTCTGGAAACTGGATCATGTTGAAATCATCGCGAAAGCGAAACAAGGAAATAATGAGCAAGGCTCTCGGAAGGATACGGAAAATGCTATTTTGGAAACCGTATCGCGCAGACCATGCACTCTTGAGGATTTAACGACCATATTGGGCATGTGTGACTATGAAGTCAGTAAATGTTTGGATGCATTGGTCGAAAAAAACTTAATTGAAACAATAGAACAAGAAAGAGGGGTTTTTTATCAATCGAAAGAGGGAGAATAA
- the ercA gene encoding alcohol dehydrogenase-like regulatory protein ErcA — translation MNKEFDDIQLEIRKFVAPEYIFGIDSRVYVGLYCQKLGGRKVLLVTDSVILKTQWLLEAEDKLKKADIDYVIFSNVSPNPRDYEVMEGAQVYLQNKCNMILAIGGGSVIDCAKGIGIIANNNGHIRDFEGVDKIYKPMPPLVCIPTTGGTSADVSQFAIINNYEEKYKMAIISKATVPDVALIDPYVLTSMDKYLSACTGMDALSHAFEAFVSNASSAFTDLYALEAIRLLDKNLLHSIQEPNNLQARGKVMLASLYAGLAFSNASLGCIHSMAHSLGGYLDLPHGECNAILLPHVVNYNFDVAKDRYKKIAETLQLPSVGINNQENKKSLMNYLFQMNKTLGVDKTLQEKGVSLDIISVLANKAINDPCNATNPRPPVKKDLEVVYKDAL, via the coding sequence ATGAATAAAGAATTTGATGATATTCAACTGGAAATTAGAAAATTCGTAGCTCCGGAATACATTTTCGGAATCGATTCAAGAGTTTACGTGGGTTTATATTGTCAAAAGCTTGGCGGACGGAAAGTTTTGTTAGTTACCGATAGCGTAATTTTAAAAACACAATGGTTATTGGAGGCAGAAGATAAGTTGAAGAAAGCTGACATTGATTATGTGATTTTCTCCAATGTTTCTCCTAATCCCAGAGATTACGAAGTAATGGAAGGCGCACAAGTGTATCTTCAGAACAAGTGTAATATGATTCTGGCAATTGGTGGCGGGAGTGTTATCGATTGTGCGAAAGGAATTGGGATCATTGCTAACAACAATGGTCATATCAGAGATTTTGAAGGAGTAGACAAAATATACAAACCCATGCCTCCCTTAGTGTGTATTCCTACCACAGGAGGAACCTCAGCCGATGTCTCGCAATTCGCAATCATCAATAATTACGAAGAGAAATATAAGATGGCCATTATTAGTAAGGCAACTGTACCTGATGTGGCTCTTATTGATCCCTATGTATTGACAAGTATGGACAAGTATTTAAGCGCATGTACCGGAATGGATGCCCTTTCTCATGCCTTCGAGGCGTTTGTATCTAATGCAAGTTCAGCATTTACCGATTTATATGCACTAGAGGCAATCCGACTGCTCGATAAAAATTTACTGCATTCAATACAAGAACCAAACAATTTGCAGGCAAGAGGAAAAGTAATGTTGGCAAGTCTTTATGCAGGATTGGCATTTTCAAATGCCAGTTTGGGATGCATACATTCTATGGCTCATAGTTTGGGTGGGTATTTAGATTTACCACATGGTGAGTGCAATGCCATATTATTACCTCATGTGGTAAATTATAATTTTGATGTTGCCAAAGATAGATATAAAAAGATAGCCGAAACTCTTCAGTTGCCATCGGTTGGGATTAATAATCAGGAAAATAAAAAATCGCTGATGAACTACCTTTTTCAAATGAATAAAACATTAGGTGTTGATAAAACCCTTCAGGAAAAGGGGGTAAGTTTAGATATAATTTCAGTTTTGGCGAACAAAGCAATTAATGATCCGTGTAATGCAACCAATCCACGACCTCCGGTAAAAAAAGATTTGGAAGTGGTTTATAAAGATGCTTTATAA
- a CDS encoding IMP dehydrogenase: MAKIINDVSRTFSEYLIIPGLTTVDCTPDKVSLTTPLVRFKKGESSNINLKTPFVSAIMQSVSDDGMAIALAKEGGVSFVFGSQSIEQQTGMVQRVKKHKAGFVESRANITPEQTLEDILNLKEKTGFSTIGVTDDGTSNGKFLGIITGRDYRTSKDSLNKKVKDIMRPLDELAVGKLGISLTEANDIIWEHKLNTLPIVDKNQNLKYFVFRKDYDNHKENHNELLDDHKRLIVGAGINTRDFKERVPALVEAGVDVLCIDSSDGFSEWQQITIQWVKEHYKGKVAIGAGNVVDKEGFFYLAEAGADFIKVGVGGGSICITREQKGIGRGQATAIIEVAQARNEYFEKTGDYIPICSDGGIVQDYHMTLALSMGADFLMMGRYFARFDESPTRKVLIGSSYVKEYWGEGSNRARNWQRYDMGGNNSLKFEEGVDSYVPYAGSLKDNLEITTGKIKSTMCSCGVTTIAELQAEAKITLVSSTSIIEGGAHDVIVKDSKN; encoded by the coding sequence ATGGCTAAGATTATTAATGACGTTTCGAGAACCTTTAGTGAGTATTTAATAATTCCTGGACTAACTACGGTCGATTGTACTCCTGATAAAGTAAGTCTGACGACACCTTTGGTTCGGTTTAAAAAAGGAGAATCTTCAAATATCAATTTAAAAACACCTTTTGTTTCGGCTATTATGCAATCTGTTTCCGACGACGGAATGGCAATTGCTTTGGCAAAAGAAGGTGGTGTATCGTTTGTCTTTGGTTCTCAATCCATCGAACAACAGACAGGAATGGTTCAAAGAGTAAAGAAACACAAGGCTGGTTTTGTTGAAAGTCGTGCTAACATTACTCCAGAGCAAACTTTAGAGGATATTTTAAATTTGAAAGAAAAAACGGGTTTCTCAACAATAGGAGTAACTGATGATGGTACTTCAAATGGGAAATTTTTAGGAATTATTACCGGGCGCGATTATCGTACCAGTAAAGATAGTTTGAATAAAAAAGTGAAAGATATTATGAGACCCTTGGATGAACTTGCTGTTGGTAAGCTTGGGATTTCTTTAACGGAAGCAAATGATATCATTTGGGAGCATAAATTAAATACACTTCCAATTGTCGATAAGAATCAAAATTTGAAATATTTTGTATTCAGAAAAGATTACGATAATCACAAAGAGAATCACAATGAATTGTTAGATGATCATAAAAGACTAATTGTAGGCGCAGGGATCAATACCCGTGACTTTAAAGAACGCGTGCCTGCCTTGGTTGAAGCTGGTGTTGATGTGTTGTGTATCGATTCATCGGATGGGTTTTCTGAGTGGCAGCAAATTACAATTCAGTGGGTAAAAGAACATTACAAGGGTAAAGTAGCAATTGGTGCTGGTAATGTTGTTGATAAAGAAGGTTTCTTTTATTTAGCTGAAGCTGGAGCCGATTTTATTAAAGTTGGAGTAGGCGGAGGATCTATTTGTATCACTAGAGAGCAAAAAGGAATTGGTAGAGGTCAGGCTACTGCTATAATCGAAGTCGCACAAGCTCGCAATGAGTATTTCGAAAAAACAGGAGATTACATTCCAATTTGTTCAGATGGTGGTATCGTACAGGATTATCACATGACTCTTGCATTATCGATGGGAGCCGATTTTTTGATGATGGGAAGGTATTTTGCCCGTTTTGATGAGAGTCCAACAAGAAAAGTTTTGATTGGAAGCAGTTACGTAAAAGAATATTGGGGCGAAGGTTCGAACAGAGCAAGAAACTGGCAACGTTATGATATGGGTGGTAACAACAGCCTTAAGTTTGAAGAAGGTGTAGATAGTTACGTTCCTTATGCAGGTAGTTTAAAAGACAACTTAGAGATTACCACAGGTAAAATTAAGTCTACCATGTGCAGTTGTGGTGTAACTACTATTGCTGAATTACAAGCTGAAGCAAAAATTACTTTGGTTTCATCTACAAGTATTATTGAAGGTGGTGCTCATGATGTAATTGTTAAAGACTCAAAGAACTAA
- a CDS encoding glycoside hydrolase family 13 protein produces MKRLLLIVLTILLVGSSSVYAKYKIDHLEPAFWWTGMKNTNLQLLVHGENIADLKPELNYTGVSIMKVSRVSNTNYLFVDLKLSESAKAGSFDILFKKGTKTILKYEYQLLERKAGSAERLSYTPADVMYLITPDRFANGNKANDSVEGLREGLDRESKNGRHGGDIQGMIDHLDYISDMGFTSIWSTPLLENKQINSYHGYAITDYYKIDPRIGTNEDYRRLSKLAKENGIGIIMDVVLNHCGSGHWWMKDLPSKDWINNEGDFTSCTHKRTTVQDKYASKEDLKQFSDGWFVKGMPDLNQRNEFMAKYLIQNTIWWIEYADLYGLRVDTYPYSDSKFLTEWTGRLLEEYPNLNIVGEEWSLNPAIISYWQKGKVNKNGYVSYLPSLMDFPLQNALVEGLTQEDTWGTGLIKLYEMLVNDVQYPDPNNLVIFPDNHDMPRIFNQLNKDYDLYRMAMTYFLTMRGIPQIYYGTEILANSDAGGDHGLLRMDFPGGWEGDEVNAFTGKGLGTQEKEAQYFLKKLLNWRKTSTVIHEGKLMHYAPELGIYSYFRYTDKGKVMVILNKNTESVHVETERYHEMLSNHTAAKDIITGKIFQLNEGIEVPARSAMILEIK; encoded by the coding sequence ATGAAAAGATTACTATTGATCGTATTGACGATACTTCTCGTAGGAAGTAGTTCGGTATATGCAAAATACAAAATTGATCATTTGGAACCGGCATTTTGGTGGACCGGCATGAAGAATACGAATCTGCAATTGTTAGTTCATGGTGAGAATATTGCCGATTTAAAGCCTGAGTTAAATTATACAGGTGTCAGCATCATGAAGGTCAGTCGAGTGTCTAATACAAATTATCTGTTTGTTGATTTAAAATTGAGTGAAAGTGCAAAAGCAGGAAGTTTTGATATCTTGTTTAAGAAAGGAACAAAAACCATCTTAAAATACGAGTATCAGCTTTTGGAGCGAAAAGCAGGTTCTGCTGAGCGATTAAGTTATACCCCTGCTGATGTTATGTATTTGATTACACCCGATCGTTTTGCCAATGGAAATAAGGCTAACGATAGTGTAGAAGGATTACGGGAAGGTTTGGATCGTGAATCCAAAAATGGTCGTCATGGTGGAGATATTCAGGGAATGATTGATCATTTGGATTACATTTCTGATATGGGATTTACTTCCATTTGGTCGACTCCATTATTGGAAAATAAGCAAATCAATTCTTACCATGGGTATGCAATAACCGACTATTATAAAATTGACCCACGAATTGGAACGAACGAGGATTATCGTAGATTATCGAAATTAGCAAAGGAAAACGGAATCGGAATCATTATGGATGTGGTATTGAACCACTGTGGTTCGGGGCACTGGTGGATGAAAGACCTACCTTCTAAGGATTGGATCAATAACGAAGGGGATTTTACAAGCTGTACACACAAACGAACCACAGTTCAGGATAAATATGCATCAAAAGAGGATTTAAAACAGTTTTCCGATGGATGGTTTGTGAAAGGCATGCCCGATTTGAATCAACGCAACGAGTTCATGGCGAAATACTTGATTCAAAATACCATTTGGTGGATAGAATATGCCGACTTATATGGACTTCGAGTGGATACTTATCCTTATTCAGATTCTAAATTTTTGACTGAGTGGACTGGCAGATTATTGGAAGAATATCCGAACCTAAATATTGTTGGCGAGGAGTGGAGTCTTAATCCTGCCATCATATCCTATTGGCAAAAAGGAAAAGTAAATAAGAATGGCTATGTTTCCTACCTTCCAAGTTTAATGGATTTTCCCTTACAAAATGCATTGGTTGAAGGATTAACCCAGGAAGATACCTGGGGGACAGGATTAATCAAATTGTATGAGATGTTGGTAAATGATGTTCAATATCCAGATCCAAATAATTTGGTCATTTTTCCTGATAACCATGATATGCCTCGAATTTTTAATCAGCTGAATAAAGACTATGATTTGTATCGAATGGCAATGACTTACTTTCTTACGATGAGAGGAATTCCTCAAATTTATTACGGAACAGAGATTTTGGCAAACAGCGATGCAGGTGGTGATCACGGATTGTTGCGCATGGATTTTCCCGGCGGATGGGAAGGCGATGAAGTGAATGCTTTTACCGGAAAAGGTCTTGGTACACAAGAAAAGGAAGCTCAGTATTTTTTAAAGAAATTATTGAATTGGAGAAAGACCAGCACTGTTATTCATGAAGGTAAATTAATGCACTATGCACCTGAACTCGGAATATACAGCTATTTCCGATATACCGATAAAGGAAAAGTGATGGTGATTTTGAATAAGAATACCGAATCGGTTCACGTAGAAACAGAGCGATATCATGAAATGCTTAGCAATCATACAGCAGCAAAAGACATTATCACAGGCAAAATATTTCAGCTGAATGAGGGCATTGAAGTTCCGGCCCGATCGGCAATGATTTTGGAGATAAAGTAA
- a CDS encoding YkgJ family cysteine cluster protein, with translation MQTSKLNTQDILPLTCSRTGNCCFGKLVLLNPWELVSLAREKKITTREFRDLYCEYGGIRLRFNGKIGWKEQQACSQYIDNFGCSVHLGRPLACRLYPLGRQLQSEKVHYMYQGDEFPCLEACPEVLELPHLGVGDYLKGQMTDQFEKAQDGYLELMQNIADMAFELLLDTGLAESGDKETLPVWRKMSNELPEVLVDRIGHEWIDCLMIPEISDDDSIAFVEKHNELLQLKIQEEFGSSQTTQEFHEASVLVMGLALHLARGLGANPKDLAELWIATAKSYGAQE, from the coding sequence ATGCAAACAAGCAAACTCAATACTCAAGATATATTGCCTCTTACCTGCTCACGAACTGGAAATTGCTGCTTTGGAAAACTTGTACTGCTTAATCCATGGGAGTTGGTTAGTCTTGCCAGAGAGAAAAAAATTACCACAAGGGAGTTTCGTGATCTTTATTGTGAGTACGGAGGAATTCGCTTGCGTTTTAACGGAAAAATAGGATGGAAAGAGCAGCAAGCTTGCTCTCAATATATTGATAATTTTGGATGCAGCGTGCACTTGGGGCGACCCTTGGCTTGTCGTTTATATCCGCTAGGTCGTCAGTTACAAAGTGAAAAGGTTCACTATATGTATCAAGGAGATGAATTTCCTTGTTTGGAAGCATGCCCTGAAGTTTTAGAATTACCTCATTTGGGTGTTGGTGACTATCTAAAAGGGCAGATGACAGATCAATTCGAAAAGGCTCAAGATGGATATTTAGAGTTAATGCAAAATATTGCTGATATGGCATTTGAGCTTCTGCTTGATACTGGCTTGGCTGAATCGGGAGATAAGGAAACATTGCCAGTATGGCGAAAAATGAGCAATGAACTTCCCGAAGTATTGGTAGATAGGATAGGGCATGAGTGGATCGATTGTTTGATGATTCCAGAGATTTCTGATGATGATTCGATCGCATTTGTTGAAAAGCATAATGAATTGCTTCAATTAAAAATACAAGAAGAATTTGGAAGCTCACAAACAACGCAAGAATTTCATGAAGCTTCTGTTTTAGTAATGGGATTGGCCTTACATCTTGCTCGAGGTTTGGGTGCAAATCCTAAAGACCTTGCTGAACTTTGGATCGCTACGGCAAAGAGTTATGGAGCTCAGGAATAG
- a CDS encoding Crp/Fnr family transcriptional regulator, translated as MDKLNRIKSSIDSIVSLTDEEFLIFSDYLKVKTINKSELFLQEGQVCDFIGFVNFGVLIYFKTIENGNEVTTDFAFDGDWVTINESRLSNLPSLINIKAIENSELLMIKQQDLSNLYTKIPKLERLGRILMEQSFVKIARQSIDLQVLSAKERYESLLGNHPEIFQKVPLYHIANYLGVAPKSLSRIRKEFFQ; from the coding sequence ATGGATAAGTTGAATAGAATAAAAAGTAGTATTGATTCCATCGTTTCATTAACAGATGAGGAATTCTTGATATTCTCTGATTATCTGAAAGTGAAAACAATTAATAAAAGTGAACTCTTTTTACAAGAAGGACAAGTGTGTGATTTTATTGGGTTTGTAAATTTTGGGGTTTTGATTTATTTCAAAACCATAGAAAATGGCAATGAAGTAACAACTGATTTTGCTTTTGATGGCGATTGGGTAACCATCAACGAAAGCCGTTTGAGTAATTTGCCATCATTAATCAATATCAAGGCCATCGAAAACTCTGAATTGTTAATGATTAAACAGCAGGATTTATCCAATCTATATACTAAAATCCCAAAATTGGAACGCTTGGGTCGAATATTAATGGAACAATCATTTGTGAAGATTGCCCGGCAGAGTATCGATTTGCAAGTGCTTTCGGCAAAGGAGCGCTACGAAAGCTTATTGGGCAATCATCCTGAAATCTTTCAAAAAGTGCCACTTTACCATATTGCCAATTATCTGGGAGTTGCTCCAAAGTCCTTAAGTCGAATTCGCAAAGAGTTTTTTCAGTAA
- a CDS encoding PAS domain-containing sensor histidine kinase yields the protein MEDKWINDRNKIIGLGENSHRKSYYPELQNKIEELEASRQNLDTIINSTSDGIIIHDISGKILFLNKPAELLLNAELGDNLTVMDISAAQKYINSLPDIWNKVRNNKPQTIEWIVLQNKTKKEIPVQVSINNTFWNGLHVFVAVIRDFTVRKEYEEMLLEAKKKAEESDHLKTAFLQNMSHEIRTPMNSIVGFSELLGDSDLLPEKRKKFTSIIVNSANQLLSIVNDILTIYTLQTNQDQAHIESININQVLSDLLIIYEKQAFSRHLSIQLHQALSDQESAIYTDKTKLIQIVTNLLNNAFKFVHEGGIEFGYRLINKDLVFYVTDSGIGIPKEMHSLIFDRFMQASDFVKFNYGGNGLGLAIAKEFVELLGGKIWVESDVNKGSTFYFTIKYLPVK from the coding sequence ATGGAAGATAAATGGATTAATGATCGAAATAAAATAATAGGTCTTGGTGAGAATTCACATAGGAAAAGTTATTATCCAGAGTTACAAAATAAAATTGAAGAGCTGGAAGCTTCACGGCAGAATCTGGATACCATTATTAACAGCACCAGCGATGGAATCATCATTCATGATATTTCGGGTAAGATTTTATTTTTAAACAAGCCTGCTGAATTATTGTTGAATGCTGAATTGGGTGATAACCTAACGGTAATGGATATATCTGCTGCCCAAAAATATATAAATAGTCTGCCTGATATTTGGAACAAAGTAAGAAATAACAAGCCGCAAACCATAGAATGGATTGTTTTACAAAATAAAACTAAAAAAGAAATACCTGTTCAAGTTTCTATCAATAATACTTTCTGGAATGGCTTACATGTTTTTGTAGCTGTTATTCGCGATTTTACGGTGCGCAAAGAGTACGAAGAAATGTTGCTGGAAGCTAAAAAAAAGGCAGAAGAAAGTGATCACTTAAAAACAGCTTTTTTACAAAATATGTCTCATGAAATTCGAACCCCAATGAATTCCATTGTTGGGTTTTCAGAATTACTTGGCGATTCGGATTTATTACCTGAAAAACGTAAAAAATTTACATCCATAATTGTAAATAGTGCAAATCAGCTTCTCTCGATCGTAAACGACATACTTACCATTTATACCTTACAAACAAATCAGGATCAGGCTCATATAGAATCAATAAATATCAATCAGGTTTTATCAGATTTATTGATTATTTACGAAAAACAGGCGTTTTCCCGCCATTTATCAATTCAGCTTCATCAAGCACTATCCGATCAGGAATCAGCCATATATACTGATAAAACTAAATTGATTCAAATAGTTACGAATTTACTGAACAATGCTTTTAAGTTTGTGCATGAAGGAGGTATTGAGTTTGGATATCGGCTAATAAACAAGGATCTGGTTTTTTATGTAACTGATAGTGGTATTGGTATACCGAAAGAGATGCACTCCTTAATATTCGACCGGTTTATGCAAGCAAGTGATTTTGTGAAGTTCAATTATGGTGGGAATGGATTAGGCTTAGCTATTGCAAAAGAATTCGTTGAATTGTTAGGAGGTAAAATTTGGGTAGAATCTGATGTAAACAAAGGCTCAACATTCTATTTTACCATTAAGTACCTCCCTGTAAAGTAA
- a CDS encoding DUF6320 domain-containing protein produces the protein MNSEMNYCNKCGVELDVNMNFCPLCGLSTGENPDGAAPSKSAQSIEKDMVIDDYGSLTKVQRQKLFWELSCIILVSVILVTLIINLLLDKSITWSRYSIAGCLTLLANISILTFWRHKKTLLIWGSFISTAVFLVLLDLFSTNIGWGINLGIPILTSFYALLLLVIWLIRISKQRGFNILAIVFVAIGLFSVCIEGFISLYFANHFHFRWSIIVAISILPISALLFFVHYRLKKGVDLKRFFHI, from the coding sequence ATGAACAGCGAGATGAATTACTGTAATAAATGTGGAGTTGAACTGGATGTCAATATGAATTTTTGTCCCTTGTGCGGTTTATCTACTGGTGAAAACCCTGATGGGGCAGCGCCTTCCAAATCCGCACAAAGCATTGAGAAGGATATGGTTATTGATGACTACGGAAGTCTGACCAAAGTACAAAGACAGAAATTGTTCTGGGAATTGTCTTGTATAATCCTTGTGTCGGTGATTTTGGTTACGCTTATTATTAATCTTCTTTTGGATAAAAGCATAACGTGGTCGAGATACAGCATAGCGGGATGCCTTACATTATTGGCCAATATTAGCATTTTAACTTTTTGGCGACACAAAAAAACGCTCTTAATTTGGGGCAGCTTTATATCAACAGCCGTATTTCTGGTGTTGTTGGATTTATTTAGTACAAATATTGGGTGGGGAATCAATCTTGGTATTCCTATACTAACATCATTTTATGCGTTGTTGTTACTAGTTATTTGGTTAATTCGCATTTCGAAACAACGGGGGTTTAATATTTTGGCGATTGTATTTGTGGCCATTGGTTTGTTCTCGGTTTGTATCGAAGGATTTATTTCGCTCTATTTTGCGAATCATTTTCATTTTAGGTGGAGTATCATCGTTGCCATTTCGATTTTACCTATTTCGGCCCTTTTATTTTTTGTTCATTACCGATTGAAAAAGGGTGTTGATTTAAAAAGATTCTTTCACATTTAA